A single genomic interval of Brevibacillus brevis harbors:
- a CDS encoding electron transfer flavoprotein subunit beta/FixA family protein, whose amino-acid sequence MLHIVACIKQVPDTKIIKMNPKTNTMDRASAPAILNPYDAHAVEEAVRLKNRYGGVVSVVTMGPPPAVKAIRKCIEIGADAGYLVTDRAFAGADTLATSYAITKAIEKIAESQPVDLVICGKMTIDGDTGQVGPGVARRLDIPPLTCVKKVVEINKEQGYAIVHRKLEDGYEVIQSTLPCLFSVEKEINEVPYSPLPNMLRAARYQPVIWSVDDLGDIDRTQLGLKGSPTIVAKVWPPEKPKGGEMLEGSASEQIARLMEILHDKQRLFRVKEEQI is encoded by the coding sequence ATGCTGCATATTGTTGCTTGCATTAAGCAGGTGCCGGACACCAAAATCATCAAGATGAATCCGAAGACGAATACGATGGATCGCGCCAGTGCGCCAGCCATTCTCAACCCGTATGATGCACATGCGGTGGAGGAAGCCGTTCGTTTGAAAAATCGATATGGGGGTGTGGTCTCCGTCGTTACCATGGGACCGCCGCCAGCGGTGAAGGCCATTCGGAAATGTATCGAGATCGGAGCAGACGCAGGCTATCTGGTAACGGATCGTGCATTTGCCGGAGCAGACACATTGGCAACCAGCTATGCCATTACCAAAGCCATTGAGAAGATTGCAGAAAGCCAGCCAGTCGACCTCGTCATTTGCGGGAAGATGACCATCGACGGTGATACGGGACAAGTCGGACCGGGTGTCGCCAGAAGGTTGGATATTCCACCGCTTACGTGTGTGAAAAAAGTAGTGGAGATAAACAAAGAACAAGGTTACGCCATCGTGCATCGAAAGCTGGAGGATGGGTATGAAGTCATTCAGTCGACCTTGCCTTGTTTGTTTTCCGTGGAGAAGGAGATTAACGAGGTACCTTATTCTCCGCTACCCAACATGCTTCGAGCTGCTAGATATCAGCCTGTTATCTGGTCCGTCGATGACTTGGGGGATATCGATCGGACGCAGTTAGGTCTGAAGGGCTCTCCTACCATTGTTGCAAAAGTTTGGCCCCCAGAGAAGCCAAAGGGTGGCGAAATGCTCGAAGGAAGCGCCAGCGAGCAAATCGCGCGCTTGATGGAAATTTTGCACGATAAACAGCGATTGTTTCGGGTGAAGGAGGAGCAGATATGA
- a CDS encoding electron transfer flavoprotein subunit alpha/FixB family protein, which yields MNLDDFRGIWVFLEVSDGRIAPVSLELLGAGRQMADKRDVPLAGLLIGDGIKELAHTAFPYGADQVYVYDHKIFHDYRTESFMRAVIECVQKHKPEIILYGATSTGKDLASAVATDLETGLTADTTMLDVNAETGLLEASRPAFGGNIMATILCKKHRPQMATVRPKVMKALEPDESRTGEIIDESMELREEDIRTKVLKIVRETKEKVRLDEADVIVAGGKGLGSKEGFALIHRFAERIGATVGASRDAVEAGWIGHDHQVGQTGVTVTPKIYFAIGISGAIQHLVGMRNSGMIIAINKDPNALIFQSCHYGIVGDAFEIVPLLIEAFQKEPDKEVTYG from the coding sequence ATGAATCTGGATGATTTTCGTGGCATCTGGGTGTTTTTAGAGGTGAGTGACGGCCGTATCGCCCCTGTATCACTCGAGCTGCTGGGGGCGGGTAGGCAAATGGCTGACAAGCGAGACGTGCCGCTTGCTGGCTTGTTAATCGGAGATGGAATCAAGGAGTTGGCCCACACGGCGTTTCCATACGGAGCGGACCAAGTGTATGTCTACGATCACAAGATTTTTCATGATTACCGAACAGAGTCCTTCATGCGAGCAGTCATCGAATGTGTTCAAAAGCACAAGCCGGAAATCATCTTGTACGGGGCGACTTCAACTGGAAAAGATTTGGCGAGCGCTGTCGCGACGGACTTGGAGACAGGGCTGACCGCTGACACAACCATGCTCGATGTAAACGCGGAGACAGGCTTATTGGAGGCAAGCCGTCCAGCGTTTGGCGGTAACATCATGGCGACGATTTTGTGCAAAAAACATCGACCGCAAATGGCGACGGTTCGCCCGAAAGTCATGAAAGCGCTTGAGCCAGACGAGTCACGTACAGGAGAAATCATTGATGAAAGCATGGAGCTGCGTGAAGAAGATATTCGCACAAAAGTACTGAAAATCGTCCGGGAGACGAAGGAAAAGGTGCGGCTGGATGAGGCTGATGTGATCGTCGCTGGTGGCAAGGGACTCGGAAGCAAGGAAGGCTTCGCGCTTATTCATCGTTTCGCAGAACGAATCGGGGCAACCGTCGGGGCCAGCAGAGATGCGGTGGAAGCAGGCTGGATCGGTCATGATCATCAGGTCGGACAGACGGGAGTAACTGTCACGCCAAAAATTTACTTTGCCATCGGCATATCGGGAGCTATCCAGCATTTGGTCGGCATGCGCAACTCGGGAATGATCATTGCCATCAATAAAGATCCGAATGCCCTCATCTTCCAGTCTTGTCACTACGGTATTGTCGGTGATGCTTTTGAAATTGTGCCATTGCTCATTGAAGCATTCCAAAAGGAGCCGGACAAGGAGGTAACGTATGGCTGA
- a CDS encoding FAD-dependent oxidoreductase, whose translation MAEKFDVIIVGAGPAGTACAYTLAKAGVNVLLMERGEYPGSKNVMGGVLYRKTMEDIIPEFYKEAPVERPIVEQRFMMLDKESAINFSYKGMEWAQEPYNNFTVLRAKFDQWFADKAVQQGALLLNETVALQCIVENGKVVGVKTDRPDGDLYADVVVLADGVNSLLAKSLGFHKEFRPDEVALAVMEVLKLDRKIIEDRFNLEGDHGCTIEIFGDSTKGILGTAWLYTNKDSLNIGVGTMLSGLIKNKIKPYELLDYVKNHPMIRPYIQGCEQQEYLAHLIPEGGYRSIPKIVGNGVLVVGDAAQLVNAIHREGSNMAMASGVMAAETILAAKEAGDYSEKMLDGYRINLLNSFVGQDLKKYKDATHHFEKFPQYFEQYIPMMNKAASQMFTVDGSSKWSKQKKIWSELGSAKDKWKMARDLMNAWRVMK comes from the coding sequence ATGGCTGAGAAATTTGATGTAATCATTGTCGGAGCAGGGCCGGCCGGAACAGCTTGTGCTTATACGCTTGCCAAAGCGGGTGTAAATGTTCTGTTGATGGAGCGCGGGGAATATCCGGGTTCCAAAAACGTCATGGGAGGTGTTTTGTATCGCAAAACGATGGAAGACATCATTCCCGAATTTTACAAGGAGGCGCCTGTTGAACGGCCGATCGTCGAGCAGCGGTTCATGATGCTCGATAAGGAATCAGCCATCAATTTCAGTTATAAAGGCATGGAGTGGGCCCAGGAACCCTATAACAATTTCACGGTGCTGCGGGCGAAATTTGACCAATGGTTTGCAGATAAAGCCGTGCAGCAGGGGGCACTTTTACTCAATGAGACCGTCGCTTTGCAGTGCATCGTTGAAAATGGCAAGGTAGTCGGTGTCAAAACAGATCGACCGGATGGGGATCTATACGCAGATGTTGTCGTTCTGGCAGACGGCGTCAACTCCTTGCTGGCGAAATCGTTAGGTTTCCACAAAGAGTTTCGCCCAGATGAGGTAGCGCTCGCTGTCATGGAAGTACTGAAGCTGGATCGCAAAATAATCGAGGATCGCTTTAACTTAGAGGGCGATCACGGTTGTACGATTGAAATTTTCGGGGATTCGACCAAAGGGATTTTGGGGACGGCGTGGTTGTATACGAATAAGGACAGCTTGAACATTGGGGTAGGAACGATGCTATCGGGTCTGATAAAAAACAAGATCAAGCCTTATGAGTTGTTGGACTATGTAAAGAATCACCCGATGATTCGACCGTATATTCAAGGCTGTGAGCAGCAGGAGTACTTGGCGCACCTAATTCCCGAGGGCGGATATCGTTCCATTCCCAAAATTGTCGGCAATGGTGTTCTTGTCGTCGGAGATGCTGCCCAGCTCGTCAATGCGATCCATCGAGAGGGATCGAATATGGCAATGGCATCTGGTGTCATGGCAGCGGAAACGATTCTGGCGGCAAAAGAGGCAGGGGACTATTCCGAAAAAATGCTCGACGGATACCGAATCAATCTATTGAACAGCTTTGTCGGTCAAGATTTGAAAAAGTACAAGGACGCAACGCATCACTTTGAAAAATTCCCGCAGTATTTCGAACAGTATATTCCGATGATGAACAAAGCAGCGAGTCAAATGTTCACGGTTGATGGCAGCTCAAAATGGAGTAAGCAGAAGAAAATTTGGAGCGAGCTCGGCTCTGCGAAGGACAAATGGAAAATGGCGCGTGATTTGATGAATGCGTGGAGGGTGATGAAGTGA
- a CDS encoding ferredoxin family protein: protein MQDLPKGQSIEEKQYLVRFKADTESHLHVLSADVCATQCPDKLCTIFCPAEVYKWEEVRMHVGYEGCHECGSCRIGCPYENIKWVYPKGGHGIIFRLG from the coding sequence ATGCAGGATTTACCGAAGGGCCAGTCAATCGAGGAGAAACAGTACCTTGTGCGCTTCAAAGCGGATACGGAGTCACATCTGCATGTGCTCTCCGCAGATGTTTGTGCGACGCAATGCCCTGATAAGCTCTGTACCATCTTCTGTCCTGCGGAAGTATACAAATGGGAAGAAGTGCGGATGCACGTCGGTTACGAAGGATGTCACGAGTGTGGGAGCTGCCGCATTGGTTGCCCGTACGAAAATATCAAATGGGTGTATCCGAAGGGTGGACACGGAATCATCTTCAGACTCGGGTAA
- a CDS encoding M67 family metallopeptidase codes for MTRAVWDEIIRDSLEKKPNETCGLLSGRNGSAQTVWRMENTLKSPVAFAMDPKQIQHVFHKMALRGEHLVGIYHSHPTAPPIPSPEDIAYCHYPEAAYLIVSLASPQPVLGCFRIEGSFARVYPYTVRN; via the coding sequence ATGACCCGTGCAGTCTGGGATGAAATCATCCGAGATTCCCTTGAGAAGAAGCCAAATGAAACGTGCGGATTGCTTTCCGGTAGAAATGGGAGTGCACAGACGGTTTGGCGTATGGAAAATACATTGAAAAGCCCGGTCGCCTTCGCCATGGACCCCAAGCAGATTCAACACGTTTTCCATAAGATGGCGTTGCGCGGGGAGCATTTGGTCGGGATCTATCACTCCCACCCTACTGCACCTCCCATTCCGTCACCTGAAGATATTGCTTACTGTCATTACCCGGAGGCCGCGTATCTCATCGTTTCGCTCGCTTCTCCACAACCAGTTCTTGGCTGTTTTCGAATTGAGGGGTCTTTTGCTCGGGTGTATCCTTATACAGTCCGTAACTAG
- a CDS encoding glycosyltransferase family 2 protein gives MPTSQMPLISIIIPVKNEGDNVRSTITSLLNTRTTYPYEVIVVDDASTDNGCHFLQGQAQNEKIKLITTEGIGAAAARNLGVNHARGNYFIFCDAHLSFENFWIDRMMELILTKKADGVAPGIASMTEPHKIGYGQNLNQKLEITWYPKPTGPAQVAILPGGCFLVTREAFMKVGGFDRGFRIWGFEDIEFSIKMWLFGYTCMVQPSVKILHLFRQVHPYTVAHEHIYYNMLRMAYSHFSEQRIEAAKKLVLYANASEIADDVLTSGAAAQRVRYSAQRKFDDNWFFQKFHIPF, from the coding sequence ATGCCCACCTCACAAATGCCCCTAATCTCCATTATCATTCCTGTAAAAAATGAGGGGGACAATGTGCGTTCTACCATCACTTCCCTTTTAAATACAAGAACCACCTATCCGTATGAAGTGATCGTAGTCGATGATGCCTCAACAGATAACGGTTGTCACTTTTTACAAGGCCAAGCGCAAAATGAAAAAATAAAATTAATCACAACAGAAGGCATTGGTGCTGCAGCAGCAAGAAACCTGGGTGTGAATCATGCCCGCGGCAACTACTTCATTTTTTGCGATGCCCATCTGTCTTTTGAAAACTTTTGGATCGATCGCATGATGGAGCTCATCCTTACCAAAAAAGCAGATGGCGTTGCTCCGGGAATCGCTTCCATGACGGAGCCACATAAAATTGGTTATGGGCAAAATTTGAATCAGAAGTTGGAGATCACTTGGTATCCAAAGCCAACAGGCCCGGCACAGGTTGCGATATTGCCAGGGGGATGCTTCCTGGTCACTAGAGAAGCTTTTATGAAAGTCGGGGGTTTTGACCGTGGTTTTCGCATATGGGGATTTGAAGATATCGAGTTTTCCATCAAAATGTGGCTATTCGGTTATACGTGTATGGTCCAGCCATCCGTAAAAATCTTGCATTTGTTTAGGCAAGTTCATCCTTACACAGTTGCACATGAGCACATTTATTACAACATGCTTCGAATGGCGTACAGCCATTTTAGCGAGCAGCGGATTGAGGCTGCGAAAAAACTTGTGCTCTACGCAAATGCCAGTGAAATTGCGGATGATGTGCTGACTAGCGGGGCTGCCGCTCAGCGTGTTCGATACTCTGCCCAAAGAAAATTCGACGACAATTGGTTCTTTCAAAAATTTCATATTCCATTCTGA
- a CDS encoding peptidoglycan-binding protein translates to MRQTRERRDEMNRNMKKMATILSLSVLVTMIGQPAFAKTSFTSLKKGMKSSRVLEVEKMLDALHYDYKLVVDKTYNSYTVYNVKAFQKKYKLPQTGIVNKTTYDKLKSVYQARKQEQPTQPSTPSKPSKPAESNDYATLKLGASGENVKQLQKMLAGLGYKVTASGYYDESTRFAVMLFQSRNKQPLTGEADAKTYTAIQTQYKNNPVQPGPDTKPTNPTTPVTPSKPEQPQNPGAGTQVPLPAGLTAEEKEMVQLVNQERTSRGLAPYQVDMQLVNVARVKAQEMVSKGYFSHTSPTYGSPFQMMDTFGIRYLAAAENIAQNYSVSSAHQMFMNSSGHKTNIMSPTYDYVAIAVVNGGPHGKTFVQMFLKK, encoded by the coding sequence ATGCGACAAACCAGAGAAAGGCGTGATGAGATGAATCGCAACATGAAAAAAATGGCAACCATCCTTTCCCTGTCCGTCCTCGTAACCATGATCGGACAACCTGCATTTGCGAAAACAAGTTTTACCTCTTTGAAAAAAGGGATGAAGAGCTCGCGCGTGCTTGAAGTGGAAAAGATGCTCGATGCACTCCATTACGACTACAAGCTGGTAGTGGACAAGACATACAACAGCTACACAGTTTATAACGTCAAAGCTTTTCAGAAAAAATACAAGCTACCGCAAACCGGAATTGTAAACAAAACCACTTACGATAAACTGAAGAGCGTGTACCAAGCTCGCAAGCAAGAGCAGCCGACACAGCCAAGCACACCTTCCAAGCCTAGCAAGCCTGCTGAGTCCAATGATTACGCTACACTGAAATTGGGTGCTAGCGGTGAGAACGTGAAGCAATTGCAAAAGATGCTCGCTGGCCTCGGATACAAAGTAACTGCCTCGGGTTATTACGATGAATCTACGCGCTTTGCCGTCATGCTATTCCAGTCGCGCAATAAACAACCGTTGACTGGTGAAGCTGATGCCAAAACCTATACGGCCATTCAAACGCAATACAAGAACAACCCAGTGCAGCCCGGGCCAGATACGAAGCCAACAAATCCAACTACTCCCGTAACACCAAGCAAGCCTGAGCAACCGCAAAACCCTGGTGCTGGCACGCAAGTTCCTCTTCCCGCTGGTTTGACGGCTGAGGAAAAAGAAATGGTTCAGCTCGTGAATCAAGAGCGCACCAGCCGCGGCCTCGCACCCTATCAAGTGGACATGCAGTTGGTGAACGTTGCACGTGTGAAAGCCCAAGAGATGGTAAGCAAAGGTTACTTTAGCCACACCTCTCCCACTTACGGCTCACCGTTTCAAATGATGGATACTTTTGGTATTCGCTATTTAGCTGCTGCTGAAAATATTGCTCAAAACTACTCTGTAAGCAGCGCTCATCAAATGTTCATGAATTCCTCCGGGCACAAAACCAATATCATGAGTCCGACATACGACTACGTAGCCATTGCTGTTGTGAATGGCGGTCCGCACGGGAAGACGTTCGTGCAAATGTTCTTGAAAAAATAG
- a CDS encoding DUF1360 domain-containing protein, protein MFDLSWIDLIILVLASFRLTHLIVFDEITSFLRNPFYQVLYVPDESGQMVRDFQFKGGRLRQWIGKLLSCHWCVGIWVGALVVGLYMYVPAAYPLLLLLAIAGAAAVIETKLYTS, encoded by the coding sequence ATGTTTGACCTCTCTTGGATCGACCTAATCATTCTCGTGCTGGCAAGCTTTCGTCTCACGCATTTGATTGTTTTTGATGAGATCACGTCTTTTCTGCGAAACCCATTTTACCAGGTGTTATATGTACCCGATGAGTCGGGGCAAATGGTCCGGGACTTTCAATTTAAAGGAGGGAGGTTGCGCCAATGGATAGGCAAATTGTTGAGCTGCCATTGGTGCGTGGGAATTTGGGTGGGAGCTTTGGTTGTTGGGTTGTATATGTATGTGCCAGCCGCCTATCCTTTGTTGCTCCTGCTTGCCATAGCCGGAGCGGCGGCTGTCATTGAAACGAAGCTATATACGAGTTGA